A window from Brucella sp. BE17 encodes these proteins:
- a CDS encoding creatininase family protein → MTNLRERNRDMIVVLPLGAHEQHGPHLPFETDTIIAEGIAERVRDALSSGHDGFQSELNVNFMPAQPVGYSIEHMDSEGTQTLAFSEAVNQWIGIGENLHAGGIRKLVMLNAHGGNSPLMTIVATELRARLNMLVVATSWTRFGLPEGLISPEEKALDIHGGFIETSAMLALRPDLVDMTKACDFSNAQSQFCHEFKYLRAYGPHAFGWKMHDLNPEGVAGNAARATAQAGEKLIGHAVSGFIDLLHDVDRFDLARLSGMDAKAMA, encoded by the coding sequence ATGACCAACCTGCGTGAGCGCAACCGAGATATGATTGTCGTCCTTCCACTCGGCGCACATGAACAGCACGGTCCCCATCTGCCGTTCGAGACCGATACGATCATCGCCGAAGGCATTGCAGAACGCGTCAGGGACGCGCTTTCCAGCGGGCATGATGGCTTCCAAAGCGAACTGAATGTCAATTTTATGCCCGCTCAACCCGTTGGCTATTCCATTGAGCACATGGACAGCGAAGGAACACAGACACTCGCATTTTCCGAAGCCGTCAATCAATGGATCGGTATCGGAGAAAACCTGCATGCCGGCGGCATCCGCAAACTGGTGATGCTCAATGCCCATGGCGGCAATTCACCGCTCATGACCATTGTGGCAACGGAATTGCGCGCCCGGCTCAATATGCTTGTGGTGGCGACGAGCTGGACGCGTTTCGGCCTGCCGGAGGGGCTGATTTCGCCGGAGGAAAAAGCCCTCGACATCCATGGTGGCTTCATAGAAACGTCAGCCATGCTGGCATTGCGGCCCGATCTTGTGGATATGACGAAGGCGTGCGATTTCTCCAACGCGCAATCGCAATTCTGCCATGAGTTCAAGTATCTGCGCGCCTATGGCCCTCATGCATTCGGCTGGAAGATGCATGATCTGAACCCGGAAGGTGTTGCGGGTAACGCCGCACGCGCCACCGCGCAAGCGGGCGAAAAGCTTATAGGGCATGCGGTTTCCGGCTTCATCGATCTTCTGCATGACGTCGATCGCTTTGATCTTGCAAGATTGAGCGGTATGGATGCAAAGGCAATGGCGTGA
- a CDS encoding GTP-binding protein, protein MSQAEATATTEAGRIPVTVLTGYLGSGKTTLLNRILTENHGKRYAVIVNEFGEIGIDNDLIVESDEEIYEMNNGCICCTVRGDLIRVVEGLMRRPGRFDAIVVETTGLADPVPVAQTFFMDDDVRAKTGLDAVVALVDAKHLPLRLKDSREAEDQIAFADVVLLNKTDLVTPEELAGVEATVRAINPHAIIHRTERAAIPLDKVLDRGAFDLKRVLDNDPHFLDHDHPDHVCGPDCDHDHDHHAHDHHGHDHHHHDHECGPDCDHEHHHHDHASPIHDVTVKSVSLRAGEIDAAKFFPWIQNITQTQGPNILRLKGIIAFKDDPDRYVVQGVHMIIEGDHQRAWKDDEKHESRLVFIGRELDATALKAGFENCQA, encoded by the coding sequence ATGAGCCAAGCTGAGGCAACAGCGACCACTGAAGCCGGCCGCATTCCTGTTACCGTTCTGACCGGATATCTGGGCTCGGGGAAGACCACACTCCTCAACCGAATCCTGACCGAAAACCATGGCAAGCGTTATGCGGTCATCGTCAATGAATTCGGCGAGATCGGCATCGACAACGATCTGATCGTCGAATCAGACGAAGAAATCTACGAAATGAACAATGGCTGCATCTGCTGCACCGTGCGCGGCGATCTCATCCGCGTGGTGGAAGGACTGATGCGCCGTCCGGGTCGTTTCGATGCGATCGTCGTAGAAACCACCGGCCTTGCTGATCCCGTTCCGGTCGCACAGACCTTCTTCATGGATGACGATGTGCGCGCCAAGACCGGCCTTGACGCCGTTGTCGCCCTTGTCGATGCCAAGCACCTGCCGCTGCGCCTCAAAGACAGCCGCGAAGCGGAAGATCAGATCGCCTTTGCCGATGTTGTTCTTCTCAACAAAACCGACCTTGTGACGCCCGAGGAACTGGCTGGCGTGGAAGCGACCGTGCGCGCCATCAATCCGCATGCCATCATCCATCGCACCGAACGTGCGGCAATCCCGCTGGACAAAGTGCTGGACCGCGGTGCCTTTGACTTGAAGCGCGTTCTCGACAATGATCCGCATTTCCTGGATCACGATCATCCAGACCATGTCTGCGGACCGGATTGCGATCATGATCATGACCACCATGCTCATGATCATCACGGGCACGATCATCACCATCATGACCATGAGTGCGGTCCCGATTGCGACCACGAGCACCATCACCACGATCATGCCTCGCCGATCCACGATGTGACGGTCAAATCGGTCTCGCTTCGAGCTGGCGAAATAGACGCGGCAAAATTCTTCCCGTGGATTCAGAATATCACCCAGACGCAGGGACCCAACATCTTGCGCCTCAAGGGCATAATCGCGTTCAAAGATGACCCGGATCGCTACGTGGTGCAGGGCGTACACATGATCATCGAAGGTGATCACCAACGTGCCTGGAAGGACGACGAGAAACATGAAAGCCGTCTTGTCTTCATCGGACGAGAACTTGACGCGACTGCGCTGAAAGCCGGTTTCGAAAATTGCCAAGCCTGA
- a CDS encoding WD40 repeat domain-containing protein, which produces MPTVAPFDLDGHCLYVRFIGDTPFFALADGTIHRLDDGHQSSSAHDGLLSACLALDGKTLITGGEDGRVCRIDAAGTVTELAKIPRKWMTAVASGPGGTIGFASGRSAWVLTSDGRQQEFAQERSVEGIAFAPKGQRLAIARYNGATLIWTGTAAKPAELEWKGAHIGIAFSPDGRFLVTSMQENALHGWRLEDARHMRMTGYPAKVKDWSWSAKAKWLATSGAPAAIVWPFAGKDGPMGKAPLELGLRGDSMVTAVACHPVEDIVAIGYNDGMILLVRFADSKEVLLRRPGKGAIASMGWDDQGHRLAFGSEVGDCGVVDIRN; this is translated from the coding sequence ATGCCTACAGTTGCTCCATTCGACCTTGATGGTCATTGTCTCTATGTGCGCTTCATCGGCGACACGCCATTTTTCGCCCTCGCCGATGGCACGATCCATCGTCTCGATGACGGCCATCAGAGTTCGTCGGCGCATGACGGTCTGCTGAGCGCCTGCCTCGCCTTAGACGGCAAGACGCTCATCACCGGGGGTGAGGATGGGCGAGTCTGCCGCATCGATGCGGCTGGAACAGTCACCGAGCTTGCGAAAATTCCGCGCAAATGGATGACGGCGGTTGCAAGCGGTCCCGGCGGCACCATCGGCTTTGCCTCTGGGCGTTCGGCCTGGGTGTTGACATCCGATGGCAGGCAACAGGAATTCGCGCAGGAGCGCAGCGTCGAAGGCATTGCCTTTGCGCCGAAAGGCCAGCGCCTCGCCATTGCCCGCTATAATGGTGCAACCCTGATCTGGACGGGCACTGCGGCAAAGCCCGCAGAACTTGAATGGAAGGGCGCGCATATCGGCATCGCCTTCTCCCCGGACGGGCGCTTTCTCGTCACCTCGATGCAGGAAAACGCCTTGCATGGCTGGCGTCTGGAAGACGCACGCCATATGCGCATGACCGGCTATCCGGCGAAAGTAAAAGATTGGTCATGGAGTGCCAAGGCCAAGTGGCTCGCAACATCGGGTGCGCCAGCAGCTATCGTCTGGCCTTTTGCCGGCAAGGACGGCCCGATGGGCAAGGCGCCGCTGGAACTGGGGCTACGCGGCGACAGTATGGTGACAGCGGTCGCCTGTCACCCGGTCGAGGATATCGTGGCCATCGGCTATAATGATGGCATGATTCTACTGGTTCGTTTTGCCGACAGTAAGGAAGTCCTGCTGCGTCGCCCCGGCAAGGGTGCTATTGCCAGCATGGGGTGGGACGATCAGGGACACCGTCTTGCTTTTGGTTCTGAAGTCGGCGATTGCGGCGTCGTGGACATCAGAAACTGA
- a CDS encoding alpha/beta hydrolase, whose amino-acid sequence MLIAAFAAAFALSVCPASAGSQPVAVKIQARALDGIAASMKEEGAPRRGEGIIMREKKTEKTITPEQNFSRSRQFIHRFYTPENVSDELVILLHGSGGNETSLVPMASKVWPRATLLGIRGRVLQDGGTRWYKRITAVKFDQKDVKLEASAFVTFLTRLADQNDLDLTKATFVGYSNGANLLGATMILHPDLVKRAVLMRSMPVLDDAPTANLGKAKVLTVSGENDKLYSPFAPALSSLLRNSGAQVEARMIQADHILGDTDVATLKEWVAATGAKTPPDVTMKRP is encoded by the coding sequence ATGCTTATTGCCGCTTTTGCGGCTGCATTCGCGCTTTCGGTATGTCCGGCATCGGCGGGGAGCCAACCTGTTGCTGTCAAGATTCAGGCGCGGGCGTTGGATGGCATTGCGGCTTCCATGAAGGAAGAGGGAGCTCCGCGGCGGGGGGAAGGTATAATCATGCGCGAGAAGAAGACCGAAAAGACCATTACGCCGGAACAGAATTTTTCACGCAGCCGGCAGTTCATTCATCGATTCTACACACCGGAAAATGTCTCCGATGAATTGGTTATCCTGCTGCACGGCTCGGGCGGTAATGAAACCAGTCTGGTTCCTATGGCCAGCAAAGTATGGCCGCGCGCGACTTTGCTTGGTATCCGCGGTCGTGTGCTGCAGGACGGTGGCACCCGTTGGTACAAACGGATTACTGCGGTCAAGTTCGATCAGAAAGATGTCAAGCTTGAGGCCAGCGCTTTTGTGACCTTCCTCACACGTCTCGCCGACCAGAACGATCTAGATCTGACAAAAGCGACTTTCGTCGGCTATTCCAACGGTGCCAATCTTCTGGGTGCAACTATGATACTGCATCCCGATCTGGTTAAACGTGCCGTTTTGATGCGCTCGATGCCTGTTCTCGATGATGCGCCGACTGCCAATCTCGGCAAGGCAAAAGTGCTGACGGTTTCGGGCGAAAATGACAAGCTTTATTCGCCCTTTGCGCCTGCGCTCTCGTCGCTTCTTCGTAACAGCGGTGCACAGGTTGAGGCCCGCATGATCCAGGCCGATCACATTCTCGGTGACACGGATGTCGCCACACTTAAGGAGTGGGTAGCGGCAACGGGTGCGAAAACGCCGCCGGATGTTACGATGAAACGTCCTTGA